In a single window of the Candidatus Woesearchaeota archaeon genome:
- a CDS encoding phosphate uptake regulator PhoU — protein sequence MKRKIIKQGHSTLTITLPSKWAQDSGLKAGDEIDLLETENGLLINTQCQQEFSSVVLNIDNDFSTPILWKYFCAVYRAGYDEITVKFQSNKKYEDAFGFITPYARDPYLPKEKYEKTILAVVQDITNRFIGMEIIEHSLDHCVIKEMEEPSAKEFENAMRRVFFIIQQMFNDVIGIIETRNFDRFADVHILDMNIDRFHDFCCRILNKMRAKSQSKAEIIYTTLFILELLADEFKHISNYYYNARKHSINDAELKRMKQFMMSISEQFNMYHDLYYNFDHEKVKKIYGKCADLFAEPLIKNKNNDEGLLHHLRKISEFTYSLTELRIEMEYSIK from the coding sequence ATGAAAAGAAAAATAATAAAGCAAGGCCATAGCACCCTGACAATAACTTTGCCTAGCAAATGGGCGCAGGATAGCGGCCTGAAAGCCGGTGACGAGATCGACCTTCTCGAAACTGAAAACGGGCTGCTTATTAACACTCAATGCCAGCAGGAATTTTCTTCTGTAGTATTGAATATTGACAACGACTTCAGCACACCAATACTTTGGAAATATTTTTGTGCAGTTTACCGTGCAGGTTATGATGAGATAACTGTGAAATTCCAGAGCAACAAGAAATATGAAGATGCTTTTGGCTTTATAACGCCATATGCAAGGGACCCTTATTTGCCTAAAGAAAAGTATGAAAAAACAATCTTGGCAGTGGTCCAGGATATAACAAACAGGTTTATTGGCATGGAGATTATTGAGCACAGCTTAGACCATTGCGTTATAAAAGAGATGGAAGAGCCTAGCGCAAAGGAATTTGAAAATGCCATGCGCCGGGTATTCTTTATTATTCAGCAGATGTTCAATGATGTAATTGGGATAATAGAAACCAGAAACTTTGACAGATTCGCAGATGTTCATATTTTGGACATGAATATTGACAGATTCCATGATTTTTGCTGCCGCATACTGAATAAAATGAGGGCAAAAAGCCAGTCAAAGGCAGAAATAATCTATACAACCTTGTTTATCCTTGAGCTTCTTGCAGATGAGTTCAAGCATATTTCCAATTACTATTACAACGCCAGAAAACACAGCATTAACGATGCAGAGTTAAAGAGAATGAAGCAATTTATGATGTCAATATCTGAACAGTTTAATATGTACCATGATTTGTATTACAATTTTGATCATGAAAAGGTTAAAAAGATTTATGGCAAATGCGCTGACTTGTTTGCAGAGCCGCTTATAAAAAATAAGAACAATGATGAAGGATTGCTGCATCACTTAAGGAAGATAAGCGAGTTCACCTATTCGTTGACAGAGCTCAGAATAGAAATGGAGTATTCTATAAAATAA
- a CDS encoding 6-phosphogluconolactonase: MKKTDCKNLDIIVGSRERVSELIAEHIAAQMIKKGGKISIGAACGSSTAGVYMSLNSISSDLSGITAFTADEFLGTDDQKKSIEKQLPGAKVYAPDAIFVGKNQSDLSDIMSVYSSLQELRRSYEAGKYEYFESKRFRSTERAADEYEKDFDSIEKCSGRGGDIREIISVIDHRCKAYEKQIANAGGMAILLLGLGIDPPGHIASIMPKTVNINEGVHLEEYIEPHKTSNGTTDYAITIG, encoded by the coding sequence ATGAAAAAAACAGATTGTAAAAACTTGGACATCATTGTAGGAAGCAGGGAAAGGGTTTCAGAGCTTATTGCCGAGCATATTGCTGCGCAAATGATAAAAAAAGGCGGGAAGATATCAATAGGCGCAGCATGTGGCAGCAGCACTGCCGGAGTTTACATGTCCTTAAATTCAATATCCAGTGACCTTTCAGGAATCACAGCTTTTACGGCTGATGAATTTTTGGGAACAGATGACCAGAAAAAAAGCATAGAAAAACAATTGCCTGGAGCAAAAGTTTATGCTCCTGATGCTATTTTTGTAGGAAAAAACCAATCAGATCTCTCAGATATTATGAGTGTATACTCTTCTCTACAGGAACTAAGAAGAAGTTATGAAGCAGGCAAATATGAATATTTTGAATCTAAGAGGTTCAGAAGCACGGAACGCGCGGCAGATGAATACGAGAAAGATTTCGATTCTATAGAAAAATGTTCTGGACGAGGGGGAGATATAAGGGAAATAATATCTGTTATTGACCACCGCTGCAAAGCGTATGAAAAACAAATAGCAAATGCTGGCGGTATGGCCATTTTACTGCTTGGCCTGGGCATTGATCCTCCGGGGCACATTGCTTCTATTATGCCTAAGACAGTTAATATTAATGAGGGGGTACATCTTGAGGAGTATATAGAACCACACAAAACATCTAATGGAACAACCGATTATGCAATTACCATTGGA